One window from the genome of Streptomyces sp. NBC_00708 encodes:
- a CDS encoding response regulator transcription factor, producing the protein MSTPVRIVLADDERMVRTALRAILEAEDGLEVVGEAATGAEAVSVVRTLRPDVVLMDVRMPETDGIRATEQILGGLDPAPRIVVVTTFEHDAYVYEALRAGAAGFLLKRAAAEELVQAVRLVACGDSLLFPSAVRQLAAAYGTPRAAPAPPWAARLTEREAQVLRLMAAGLTNAEIAGRLAVGAATAKTHVAAVLAKTGARDRTQAVIVAYESGFITPG; encoded by the coding sequence ATGAGCACGCCGGTCCGGATCGTCCTCGCCGACGACGAACGCATGGTGCGCACCGCCCTGCGCGCCATCCTGGAGGCGGAGGACGGCCTGGAGGTCGTCGGCGAGGCGGCCACCGGTGCCGAGGCGGTCTCCGTGGTGCGGACGCTGCGGCCCGACGTGGTGCTGATGGACGTACGGATGCCCGAGACGGACGGCATCCGGGCCACCGAGCAGATCCTCGGCGGCCTCGACCCGGCCCCGCGCATCGTGGTCGTCACCACCTTCGAGCACGACGCCTATGTGTACGAGGCGCTGCGCGCCGGGGCGGCGGGGTTCCTGCTGAAGCGGGCGGCGGCCGAGGAGCTGGTGCAGGCGGTCCGGCTGGTGGCCTGCGGAGACTCGCTGCTCTTCCCGTCCGCCGTACGGCAGCTGGCCGCCGCGTACGGGACGCCCCGGGCGGCCCCCGCGCCCCCGTGGGCCGCCCGGCTCACCGAGCGGGAGGCGCAGGTGCTGCGGCTGATGGCGGCCGGGCTGACCAACGCGGAGATCGCCGGCCGGCTGGCGGTGGGCGCGGCGACGGCCAAGACGCATGTGGCGGCGGTCCTCGCGAAGACCGGTGCCCGGGACCGTACCCAGGCGGTCATCGTGGCGTACGAGTCGGGGTTCATCACCCCGGGCTGA
- a CDS encoding rhamnogalacturonan acetylesterase, producing MSLTRRQTAAALAALPLALAATPAGAHGARRTRTVHLAGDSTAARKYADAAPETGWGMALPFFLGPGLAVANHAMNGRSSKSFIDEGLLAALLPGVRAGDLLLIQFGHNDEKTEDPARGTDPYTTYQDCLRQYIEAARARRARPVLITPVERRRFADDGTARPTHGDYPAAMRALAAEERVPLLDLQARTLARWQELGPDGTEAYFNWLAPGESPNYPDGRQDNTHFRPAGAIEVARMTARALLDARVLAPYELRRLGARVPEAWISWPQAA from the coding sequence GTGTCACTCACCCGCCGGCAGACCGCGGCCGCCCTCGCCGCGCTGCCCCTCGCCCTCGCCGCCACCCCCGCCGGGGCGCACGGCGCCCGCCGGACCCGCACCGTGCACCTCGCGGGCGACTCGACGGCCGCCCGGAAGTACGCCGACGCCGCACCCGAGACCGGCTGGGGCATGGCCCTGCCGTTCTTCCTCGGTCCCGGCCTCGCCGTCGCCAACCACGCCATGAACGGCCGCAGTTCCAAGAGCTTCATCGACGAGGGACTGCTCGCCGCCCTCCTGCCGGGGGTCCGCGCCGGTGACCTCCTGCTCATCCAGTTCGGGCACAACGACGAGAAGACCGAGGACCCGGCCCGCGGCACCGACCCGTACACCACCTACCAGGACTGTCTGCGGCAGTACATCGAGGCGGCCCGCGCCCGGCGCGCCCGGCCCGTGCTGATCACCCCGGTCGAGCGCCGCAGATTCGCCGACGACGGCACCGCCAGGCCCACCCACGGCGACTACCCGGCCGCCATGCGCGCCCTGGCAGCCGAGGAACGGGTCCCCCTGCTCGATCTGCAGGCCCGCACCCTCGCCCGCTGGCAGGAACTCGGCCCCGACGGGACCGAGGCGTACTTCAACTGGCTGGCGCCCGGGGAGTCCCCCAACTACCCCGACGGGCGCCAGGACAACACCCACTTCCGGCCCGCCGGCGCCATCGAGGTGGCCCGGATGACGGCCCGCGCCCTGCTCGACGCGCGGGTGCTCGCCCCGTACGAACTGCGCCGCCTCGGCGCCCGCGTACCCGAGGCGTGGATCAGCTGGCCGCAGGCCGCCTGA
- a CDS encoding histidine kinase produces MTPLIGRLVDRRARLRWLHLIIGGALLMPYYLVGTVVVGLYAPETNPFTSLPAQFAAFAHALPMAAVTALLPLARPLSVSAARALCGLAPDRPLADGPGVSRQARARSAAWFTLHVGLGGVISGMTLALVPFAVCVMGLPFFAALRDSPALEGSPLLDHTWVLALAPPAGAAMLLALAGCAAAAGALLANRAPVLLGPAPDDRLAAAERRAAELAVRNRLARELHDSVGHALSAVTLQAGAARRVLDSDPEFARQALTAIEETTRRTVGELDAVLGLLRQGADGSDDLAGPGLDALGGLLARCGVPVRYTADGDPGTVPGPVSAEAYRIVQEGLSNALRHGVPGSPVRLRVGVGPRELTLVLDSALSPRPPAARPGGGRGLTGIAERALLLGGATEAGPRDDGVWRLAARLPLHAPAKEPR; encoded by the coding sequence ATGACCCCGCTCATAGGCAGGCTCGTGGACCGGCGGGCCCGGCTGCGCTGGCTGCACCTGATCATCGGCGGCGCCCTGCTGATGCCGTACTACCTGGTCGGCACGGTCGTCGTGGGCCTGTACGCGCCCGAGACCAACCCCTTCACCTCGCTCCCCGCCCAGTTCGCCGCCTTCGCCCACGCCCTGCCGATGGCCGCCGTCACCGCGCTGCTGCCCCTGGCCCGGCCCCTCTCGGTCTCCGCCGCACGCGCCCTGTGCGGCCTGGCCCCGGACCGGCCGCTCGCGGACGGGCCCGGCGTCTCCCGGCAGGCGCGGGCCCGCTCGGCCGCCTGGTTCACGCTGCACGTCGGGCTCGGCGGCGTCATCAGCGGGATGACCCTGGCGCTCGTCCCGTTCGCCGTCTGCGTCATGGGGCTGCCGTTCTTCGCGGCCCTGCGCGACTCCCCCGCCCTGGAAGGGTCGCCGCTCCTGGACCACACCTGGGTCCTGGCCCTCGCACCGCCGGCCGGGGCGGCCATGCTCCTCGCGCTGGCGGGCTGCGCGGCGGCGGCCGGGGCGCTGCTCGCGAACCGGGCTCCGGTGCTCCTCGGCCCGGCCCCGGACGACCGGCTGGCCGCCGCCGAACGCCGGGCGGCCGAGCTCGCGGTGCGCAACCGGCTCGCCCGTGAGCTGCACGACTCGGTCGGCCACGCGCTGAGCGCCGTCACCCTCCAGGCGGGCGCGGCCCGCCGGGTCCTGGACAGCGACCCGGAGTTCGCCCGGCAGGCCCTCACCGCGATCGAGGAGACCACACGGCGCACGGTCGGCGAACTCGACGCGGTGCTGGGCCTGTTGCGGCAGGGCGCGGACGGCTCCGACGACCTCGCGGGACCGGGCCTGGACGCGCTCGGCGGGCTGCTGGCCCGGTGCGGGGTGCCCGTGCGGTACACGGCGGACGGTGACCCGGGCACGGTCCCCGGGCCCGTCTCGGCGGAGGCGTACCGGATCGTGCAGGAGGGCCTGAGCAACGCGCTGCGGCACGGCGTCCCCGGCTCACCGGTGCGGCTGCGCGTCGGTGTCGGCCCCCGCGAGCTGACCCTCGTCCTGGACAGCGCGCTGTCCCCGCGCCCCCCGGCGGCCCGGCCCGGCGGCGGGCGCGGTCTGACCGGCATCGCGGAGCGCGCGCTGCTGCTCGGCGGCGCCACCGAGGCCGGCCCCCGCGACGACGGCGTGTGGCGGCTGGCCGCACGCCTCCCCCTGCACGCCCCCGCGAAGGAGCCACGATGA
- a CDS encoding penicillin-binding transpeptidase domain-containing protein: MNKTIRRASVFCLLLVLALLGRATWVQAYQARALADDDHNRRKIIAQYAQPLGNIIVAGSPVTGSKRTEGSDLAYKRTYRQGDLYSSVTGYSSQAYGSTQLEGIYSHVLDGTDDRLKSPLGAITGKRSAPGDVVTTIDPDVQKAASDALGDDKGAAVAIDPRSGQILGMVSSPSYDPTDISGTNDGDAWKKLLADPDKPLANRAMRQPLAPGSTFKLVVASAALENGLYDSVDEPTKSPVPYNLPGTSTPLRNESASAPCENASLRVALQYSCNNVFGKVAADLGQDKVRAMAEKFGFNEEKLDVPVRASKSVYPTDMDRPQTALSGIGQFEVTATPLQMAMVSAALANGGELAAPHMVSEVTDGDGGTLEDFADGDTERIVSEDTAKQLRSAMVTVVEKGTGTNARIDGAEVGGKTGTAENGVGNSNTPYAWFTSYAKAGDREVAVAVVVEDSGSAASEVSGNGLAAPIAKKMMEAALRR; encoded by the coding sequence ATGAACAAGACGATCAGGCGCGCCTCGGTCTTCTGCCTGCTGCTGGTCCTCGCCCTCCTCGGGCGGGCGACCTGGGTGCAGGCGTACCAGGCACGGGCGCTCGCAGACGACGACCACAACCGGCGGAAGATCATCGCGCAGTACGCGCAGCCGCTCGGGAACATCATCGTGGCCGGTTCGCCGGTCACGGGCTCGAAGCGGACGGAGGGCAGCGATCTCGCGTACAAGCGCACCTACCGGCAGGGCGACCTCTACTCGTCCGTGACCGGCTACAGCTCGCAGGCGTACGGCTCGACCCAGCTCGAAGGGATCTACAGCCATGTGCTGGACGGCACCGACGACCGGCTGAAGAGTCCGCTGGGCGCGATCACCGGGAAGCGGTCCGCGCCCGGGGACGTGGTGACGACGATCGATCCGGACGTCCAGAAGGCGGCGAGCGACGCGCTCGGCGACGACAAGGGCGCCGCCGTGGCGATCGACCCGAGGAGCGGGCAGATCCTGGGCATGGTCTCCTCGCCGTCCTACGACCCGACCGACATCAGCGGCACGAACGACGGCGACGCCTGGAAGAAGCTGCTCGCCGACCCGGACAAGCCGCTGGCCAACCGGGCGATGCGGCAGCCGCTCGCGCCCGGTTCGACGTTCAAGCTGGTCGTGGCGTCGGCCGCGCTGGAGAACGGCCTGTACGACTCGGTGGACGAGCCGACGAAGAGCCCCGTCCCGTACAACCTGCCGGGCACCAGCACCCCGCTGCGGAACGAGAGCGCGTCGGCGCCCTGCGAGAACGCCTCGCTGCGCGTCGCTCTCCAGTACTCGTGCAACAACGTCTTCGGCAAGGTCGCCGCCGACCTCGGGCAGGACAAGGTGCGGGCGATGGCGGAGAAGTTCGGCTTCAACGAGGAGAAGCTGGACGTTCCGGTGCGGGCCTCCAAGAGCGTGTATCCGACGGACATGGACAGGCCGCAGACGGCGCTGTCGGGCATCGGCCAGTTCGAGGTGACCGCGACCCCGCTGCAGATGGCGATGGTCTCCGCGGCGCTCGCCAACGGCGGTGAGCTGGCCGCCCCGCACATGGTGTCCGAGGTGACCGACGGCGACGGCGGCACGCTGGAGGACTTCGCGGACGGCGACACGGAACGGATCGTCTCCGAGGACACCGCGAAGCAGCTGCGCAGCGCCATGGTGACCGTCGTGGAGAAGGGCACCGGCACCAACGCCCGGATCGACGGGGCCGAGGTGGGCGGCAAGACGGGCACCGCCGAGAACGGCGTGGGCAACAGCAACACCCCGTACGCCTGGTTCACGTCGTACGCGAAGGCGGGTGACCGGGAGGTCGCGGTCGCCGTCGTCGTGGAGGACTCCGGTTCGGCCGCGTCCGAGGTCAGCGGCAACGGTCTCGCGGCGCCGATCGCCAAGAAGATGATGGAGGCGGCGCTGCGGCGGTAG
- a CDS encoding polysaccharide lyase family 1 protein encodes MGCASLALALSVPAQASPQPHGTKGAERAVLAKGDGWASAEGSTTGGADATPDHVYTVHNRAELIAAFEDAGDAPKIVRIAGTVHGNADAAGDPIDCEAYQTDGYTLDKYLAAYDPAVWGREEVPSGPLEDARLASAKLQKAAVNVYVPSNTTLIGAGKDATVIGASIQIQNVSNVIVRNISFEDTYDCFPQWDPTDGDTGHWNSEYDNLVVYGSDHVWVDHNTFSDGDRPDAAQPRYFDELYQQHDGLFDIVKGADLVTASWNVLKDHDKTMLLGNSDKAGDTDRGRLRVTLHHNLFKDVNERAPRVRFGQVDSYNNHFVATKGSVYGYSYGIGAESHLVAEHNAFTLSGEFDKAKILKKWSESSLTADDNWVNGRRTDLIAVHNAGVPEEQLTTDAGWTPALRNRVDHPLLVPLVVGLGAGAGRLPGA; translated from the coding sequence ATGGGCTGCGCCTCGCTGGCCCTCGCGCTGAGCGTCCCCGCCCAGGCGTCCCCGCAGCCGCACGGCACGAAGGGCGCCGAGCGCGCCGTCCTCGCGAAGGGCGACGGCTGGGCCTCCGCCGAGGGCTCCACCACCGGCGGCGCCGACGCCACGCCCGACCACGTCTACACCGTGCACAACCGCGCCGAACTCATCGCCGCCTTCGAGGACGCGGGCGACGCGCCGAAGATCGTCCGCATCGCCGGCACCGTCCACGGCAACGCCGACGCCGCCGGCGACCCGATCGACTGCGAGGCGTACCAGACCGACGGCTACACCCTGGACAAGTACCTCGCCGCCTACGACCCCGCCGTCTGGGGCCGCGAGGAGGTCCCCTCCGGGCCGCTGGAGGACGCCCGGCTCGCCTCCGCCAAGCTCCAGAAGGCCGCCGTCAACGTCTACGTCCCGTCCAACACCACGCTGATCGGCGCCGGCAAGGACGCCACGGTCATCGGCGCCTCGATCCAGATCCAGAACGTCTCCAACGTCATCGTCCGCAACATCTCCTTCGAGGACACCTACGACTGCTTCCCCCAGTGGGACCCGACCGACGGCGACACCGGCCACTGGAACTCCGAGTACGACAACCTCGTCGTCTACGGCTCCGACCACGTCTGGGTCGACCACAACACCTTCAGCGACGGGGACCGCCCGGACGCCGCCCAGCCCCGCTACTTCGACGAGCTGTACCAGCAGCACGACGGGCTCTTCGACATCGTCAAGGGCGCCGACCTGGTCACCGCCTCCTGGAACGTCCTCAAGGACCACGACAAGACCATGCTCCTCGGCAACAGCGACAAGGCCGGGGACACCGACCGGGGCAGGCTCCGCGTCACCCTGCACCACAACCTCTTCAAGGACGTCAACGAGCGCGCGCCCCGCGTCCGCTTCGGCCAGGTCGACTCGTACAACAACCACTTCGTCGCCACTAAGGGCAGCGTCTACGGCTACTCCTACGGCATCGGCGCCGAATCGCACCTCGTCGCCGAGCACAACGCGTTCACGCTGAGCGGCGAGTTCGACAAGGCGAAGATCCTCAAGAAGTGGTCCGAGTCCTCGCTCACGGCCGACGACAACTGGGTCAACGGCCGCCGCACCGACCTGATCGCCGTCCACAACGCGGGCGTCCCCGAGGAGCAGCTGACCACGGACGCCGGCTGGACCCCGGCCCTGCGCAACCGCGTCGACCACCCGCTGCTCGTGCCCCTCGTCGTCGGCCTCGGCGCGGGCGCGGGCCGGCTGCCCGGCGCCTGA
- a CDS encoding aldehyde dehydrogenase (NADP(+)), whose translation MAAAPVWSVDPRTGNPREQVAVEATAEEVDRAVRAAHAVRGSLADRTTRAAFLRTAAELLTEAGEHVIEAADAETALGPARLTGELARTAAQLRAFAEVVDEGAFLDIHIDHADATRTPPWPDLRRYKIPLGVVAVYAASNFPLAFSVPGGDTASALAAGCPVVVKAHPDHPATSELCASVLRRAAARTGLPEDVVTLVHGFDAGVALVRHPLVAAAGFTGSVRGGRALFDAAAARPAPIPFHGELGSLNPVVVTEAAAAERGEQIGAGLAGSMTMGAGQFCTKPGFVLAPEGEGGDRFLKALTEAVSDSEAGVLLDHRMRDAFLAGVTERAALPDVDAPVTPGAGGEHTVAAGFLTVPARLLTAEGPHDALLEECFGPVTVVARYASEYEITAVLSRLPGNLTATLHIAEDEAGGSAAGLLAALTPLAGRVLVNGWPTGVAVAPAQHHGGPYPATTSTSTSVGATAIERWLRPVSYQTTPDALLPPELREDNPLGLPRRVNGRPA comes from the coding sequence GTGGCAGCAGCACCAGTCTGGAGCGTCGACCCCCGCACCGGGAACCCGCGCGAGCAGGTTGCGGTGGAGGCCACAGCCGAGGAGGTCGACCGCGCGGTCCGCGCCGCCCACGCGGTACGCGGCTCCCTCGCCGACCGCACCACGCGCGCCGCGTTCCTGCGGACGGCCGCCGAGCTGCTCACCGAGGCCGGTGAGCACGTCATCGAGGCCGCCGACGCCGAGACGGCCCTCGGCCCGGCCCGGCTGACCGGGGAACTCGCCCGCACCGCGGCCCAGTTGAGGGCCTTCGCCGAGGTCGTCGACGAGGGCGCCTTCCTCGACATCCACATCGACCACGCCGACGCCACCCGCACCCCGCCCTGGCCCGACCTGCGCCGCTACAAGATCCCGCTCGGCGTCGTCGCCGTCTACGCCGCCAGCAACTTCCCGCTCGCCTTCTCCGTGCCCGGCGGCGACACCGCCAGCGCCCTCGCGGCCGGCTGCCCCGTCGTCGTCAAGGCGCACCCGGACCACCCGGCGACCTCCGAGCTGTGCGCCTCCGTCCTGCGCCGGGCCGCCGCGCGGACCGGGCTGCCCGAGGACGTCGTCACCCTCGTCCACGGCTTCGACGCCGGCGTCGCCCTCGTCCGGCACCCGCTCGTCGCCGCCGCCGGCTTCACCGGCTCGGTGCGCGGCGGCCGCGCCCTGTTCGACGCGGCCGCCGCGCGCCCCGCGCCCATCCCCTTCCACGGCGAGCTGGGCTCCCTCAACCCCGTCGTCGTCACCGAGGCCGCCGCCGCCGAGCGCGGCGAGCAGATCGGCGCGGGCCTGGCCGGCTCGATGACCATGGGCGCGGGCCAGTTCTGCACCAAGCCCGGATTCGTCCTGGCCCCCGAGGGCGAAGGCGGCGACCGCTTCCTGAAGGCCCTCACCGAGGCCGTCAGCGACTCCGAGGCCGGCGTCCTGCTCGACCACCGGATGCGCGACGCCTTCCTCGCCGGAGTGACCGAGCGGGCCGCGCTCCCGGACGTGGACGCCCCCGTCACCCCCGGCGCGGGCGGCGAGCACACCGTCGCGGCCGGCTTCCTGACCGTCCCGGCCCGGCTGCTCACGGCCGAAGGGCCGCACGACGCGCTCCTGGAGGAGTGCTTCGGCCCCGTCACCGTGGTCGCCCGCTACGCCTCCGAGTACGAGATCACCGCCGTCCTGTCCCGGCTCCCCGGCAACCTCACCGCGACCCTCCACATCGCCGAGGACGAGGCCGGGGGCAGCGCCGCCGGACTCCTCGCCGCGCTCACCCCGCTCGCCGGCCGGGTCCTCGTCAACGGCTGGCCGACCGGCGTCGCCGTCGCCCCCGCCCAGCACCACGGCGGCCCCTACCCGGCCACCACCTCCACCTCCACCTCGGTCGGCGCCACCGCGATCGAACGCTGGCTGCGCCCGGTCAGCTACCAGACCACCCCCGACGCGCTCCTCCCGCCCGAGCTGCGCGAGGACAACCCGCTGGGCCTGCCCCGCCGAGTGAACGGACGACCCGCGTGA
- a CDS encoding SigE family RNA polymerase sigma factor — MGTAVDDAAAAEFHAFFEAHYAELARLAHLLTGEADAADDLAADALLALWHRWDRVRDAGHPVAYARGVVANLARTRIRSAVRERRRIALFWAPRGGGDGGASEGPDVPAVVDVREALRRLPFRKRACVVLRYAFDLSERDTSLVLGISVGTVKSQTSRAVAELQRLLGPPGPGTPAARVRVAVAAQRSGGDR, encoded by the coding sequence GTGGGCACAGCAGTCGACGATGCCGCCGCCGCCGAGTTCCACGCGTTCTTCGAGGCCCACTACGCCGAACTCGCCCGCCTCGCCCATCTGCTGACCGGTGAGGCGGACGCCGCCGACGATCTCGCGGCGGACGCCCTGCTCGCGCTCTGGCACCGCTGGGACCGGGTCCGCGACGCCGGGCACCCGGTGGCGTACGCACGCGGGGTGGTCGCCAACCTGGCCAGGACCCGCATCCGGAGCGCGGTGCGCGAGCGGCGCCGGATCGCCCTGTTCTGGGCGCCGCGCGGCGGCGGGGACGGCGGCGCCTCCGAGGGGCCCGACGTGCCGGCGGTGGTGGATGTGCGGGAGGCGCTGCGCCGGCTGCCGTTCCGCAAGCGGGCCTGTGTGGTGCTGCGGTACGCCTTCGACCTCTCGGAGCGGGACACCTCGCTGGTGCTGGGGATCTCGGTGGGTACGGTGAAGAGCCAGACCTCGCGCGCCGTCGCGGAACTGCAGCGGCTGCTGGGCCCCCCGGGACCCGGGACGCCCGCCGCGCGGGTACGGGTGGCCGTCGCGGCGCAGCGCAGCGGAGGAGACCGGTGA
- a CDS encoding IclR family transcriptional regulator gives MSVPEGGAQVKSAVRTVELLEYFAGRPGMHSLASVQEAVGYPKSSLYMLLRTLVELGWVETDATGTRYGIGVRALLVGTSYIDGDEVVAAARPTLDRLSDDTTETIHLARLDGTNVVYLATRQSQHYLRPFTRVGRRLPAHSTSLGKALLATYSDEQVRKMLPETLPALTEHTLTDREKLIEELRQIREQGYAVDREENTLGLRCFGVAVPYRTPARDAISCSVPVARLTPAHEQLVKDALFDARDRLTLATRRL, from the coding sequence ATGTCGGTTCCCGAGGGTGGAGCACAGGTCAAGTCCGCGGTACGGACGGTGGAGCTGCTGGAGTACTTCGCGGGACGGCCCGGCATGCACTCGCTCGCCTCGGTCCAGGAGGCCGTCGGCTACCCCAAGTCCAGCCTCTACATGCTGCTGCGGACCCTGGTCGAGCTGGGCTGGGTGGAGACGGACGCGACGGGCACGCGCTACGGGATCGGCGTACGGGCCCTGCTGGTCGGCACCTCCTACATCGACGGCGACGAGGTGGTCGCGGCGGCCCGCCCCACCCTGGACCGGCTCTCCGACGACACCACGGAGACCATCCACCTCGCCCGGCTCGACGGGACGAACGTGGTCTATCTCGCCACCCGCCAGTCCCAGCACTATCTGCGCCCCTTCACCCGCGTCGGCCGCCGGCTGCCCGCCCACTCCACCTCGCTCGGCAAGGCGCTGCTGGCCACCTACAGCGACGAGCAGGTCCGCAAGATGCTGCCCGAGACGCTGCCCGCGCTCACCGAGCACACCCTGACGGACCGGGAGAAGCTCATCGAGGAGCTGCGCCAGATCCGCGAGCAGGGATACGCGGTGGACCGCGAGGAGAACACGCTGGGGCTGCGCTGCTTCGGCGTCGCCGTCCCGTACCGCACCCCGGCCCGGGACGCCATCAGCTGCTCGGTGCCGGTCGCCCGGCTCACGCCCGCGCACGAACAGCTGGTCAAGGACGCGCTGTTCGACGCGCGCGACCGGCTGACGCTCGCCACCCGCAGGCTCTGA
- a CDS encoding pectinesterase family protein, whose protein sequence is MPTRRAALALLAGSTTALALAAAPPALAHGRPFGRHGSPARRPDRATLYVDARGRGDHTTVQAAVDAATGTGRTLVIAPGTYRETVDIPADRTGLTLIGASGDPRDTVIVYDNANGTPRPDGSGTYGTSGSATVTARPAGLTARHLTFANDWLRADHPDYTGTQAVALKVTGDRSAFVGCRFLGHQDTLYADSASLTDFARQYYRDCYMEGDVDFVFGRASAVLDRCHFRTLTRTDLTAAPYGFVFAPSTAGAGPHGFLVLRSRVTSTAPDGYFKLARPWVPSSDLTAHPMLTVRDSHLGAGIDTDEPYGTMSAGFPWQEQRFAEYRNTGPGARVTVPANRPQLTRAEAREHTPAAWFGDWRP, encoded by the coding sequence ATGCCCACCCGACGCGCCGCCCTGGCCCTCCTCGCCGGCTCCACCACCGCCCTCGCCCTCGCCGCCGCCCCGCCCGCCCTCGCCCACGGCCGCCCCTTCGGCCGCCACGGCTCGCCCGCCCGCCGCCCCGACCGCGCGACCCTGTACGTCGACGCGCGCGGGCGCGGCGACCACACCACCGTCCAGGCCGCCGTCGACGCAGCCACCGGCACCGGCCGCACCCTGGTCATCGCCCCCGGCACCTACCGGGAGACCGTCGACATCCCGGCCGACCGGACCGGCCTCACCCTCATCGGCGCGAGCGGCGACCCGCGCGACACGGTGATCGTGTACGACAACGCCAACGGCACCCCGCGCCCCGACGGTTCGGGCACCTACGGCACCAGCGGGTCCGCCACCGTCACCGCCCGGCCCGCCGGACTCACCGCCCGGCACCTGACCTTTGCCAACGACTGGCTGCGCGCCGACCACCCGGACTACACCGGCACCCAGGCCGTCGCCCTCAAGGTGACCGGCGACCGCTCGGCGTTCGTGGGCTGCCGCTTCCTCGGCCACCAGGACACGCTGTACGCCGACTCCGCCTCCCTCACCGACTTCGCCCGGCAGTACTACCGCGACTGCTACATGGAGGGGGACGTCGACTTCGTCTTCGGCCGCGCCTCGGCGGTCCTGGACCGCTGCCACTTCCGCACCCTGACCCGCACCGACCTGACCGCCGCGCCCTACGGCTTCGTCTTCGCGCCCAGCACCGCCGGCGCCGGCCCGCACGGCTTCCTGGTCCTGCGCTCCCGGGTCACGAGCACCGCCCCCGACGGGTACTTCAAACTGGCCCGCCCCTGGGTGCCGTCCTCCGACCTCACCGCGCACCCGATGCTGACCGTGCGCGACAGCCACCTGGGCGCGGGCATCGACACCGACGAGCCGTACGGCACGATGTCGGCCGGTTTCCCCTGGCAGGAGCAGCGCTTCGCGGAGTACCGCAACACGGGCCCCGGTGCCCGCGTCACCGTCCCGGCCAACCGGCCGCAGCTCACCCGGGCCGAGGCGCGGGAGCACACCCCGGCCGCGTGGTTCGGCGACTGGAGGCCCTAG